The Zingiber officinale cultivar Zhangliang unplaced genomic scaffold, Zo_v1.1 ctg117, whole genome shotgun sequence DNA segment ACAACTTCTCAAACCTTGTCGCAAATAGCTCAAGAAATTCTTCAAAAATCTGCTGCTTGTAGTTCCCAAACACCCCACACAAACTTGCCGCACATACCCCAAATACCCCTCAAAAACTTGCTGCTCTTAGCCCTCAAATCCCCCTCGAAAGCTTGTTGCGCATGACCCAGATATCTCTCAAAAAAATTGCTGCTCTCAGCTTTCAAATCCCCCTCGAAAACCTACTGTGTATAACCCAAAAATCTCTTAAAAATCTGCTGCTCTTAGCCCTCAATCCCCCTTGAAAATCTGCTGCATATAACCCAGAAATCTCTCAAAAACTTGCTGCTCTTAACCCTTAATCCCCCTCGAAAATCTGTTGCGTATAACCCAAAAATCTCTCAAAAATTTGCTACGTATATAGATTCAAAGGAGTAGAAAGAAAGTTTGAAACCTGCtgcatatacaaattcaaaggagTAGAAGGAAAATGGTTTAAGAGGTGCCTTTGTGTTCAGATGCTTGGTGTTAGCGCATGTGACGATGAGCAGGGGCGGAACCAGAAAAAAAATTCCAGGGGGGCTGAATtgtacaaatatttttttttacgactaaataaaaatatttaataattaaagtttTACATCAACTCTTGCATAATATACGATACTACAGAAACTATACACATGAAGTCTAAAATCTAACGGACAAAGGAGTTAAGCTCTAGACTCTAGTCTATTCATTTCCACTGTGTTGATCCCTCCAATGCTCTAACTCTTGCATGATATACGTTGCTGTAGAAACTGCAGTCAAATAAACATGAACGTCACTCACataaatcataatatacatgGAATTCTTATGAGATATAGTGTAGAACAGAGCAAAAAAAAGAGGTTCAGAATTTTGAGAAATCAACGATGAACAAAGAATACTTTAATAGCAAATGTTTCTGTCAATACAGAAGCAATAAGAAATAGGTCTACATCTCATTTTGCAACCCACTTGATGACTAACAACAGGAAACACTCCCCATGCAAAAGTTATTAGCCATTTAGCCTATTAAGTTAATCACAACCAATTGATCTTATTGAACACTTAGGATTCTCATTTAAACCATATAACAGGCTGCAATACTAATACTTGCAATATGTGATTGAAATGATATTGTTAGAATTTACCAAGAGTCTAAGAGACTAGAACTCGAGAGCCTTTCCCTTGTCCCACTTAATACTCGACCGATTCTCCATAACCTGATAAATTAACATTGAGAACATTTAATCTAACTTGCAAGAGAAAAAAAACTAGAAGTTTAGGAAAGATTAGTCTACATTTCTTCCATAGGTGAGCTTCATTTCCGGGTTGGCACAGAAGTCTGCGACGGCTGACGAGTCGGTACAAGAGGAGGCAATTAGATTCTATGAGACTGCATTTGTTGAAAATGTTGTAATATTTGCTCATTTTCAATTGTAGAAAAAATATCCTTTTCAATGTATACAACTAGACTGtcattcatccattcatctctCATTCTATTGCGTAAATCAGTCTTCACAGTCTTCATTGCAGAAAAAACTCGTTCAATCGAAGCAGTTGCAACTGGTAAAACTAATGTCAACTCTATCATACGATAAACCAATGGGAACACTAAATGTTTTTCAGTCTCAACCAATTTCTGAGCAAGAATTCCCAAGTCATCAATTGAAGAAAAGTAAGGATCATCCCGCAGATTATAAAAGTAACTCATAAGTTGttgttccaaaaataaataatcagTACCATAGAAGTCCTCGGGATAAAAATCAACAAGATGGATGAGTTTGTCAACATCAAATTGAGAGAAAGAATTTCTTGGATGAAGACATGATATGCAACCAAGCAATTCCGTACTAACTTCAGAAAAACGATTATTCATCTCTTGTATAATTAAATCAACAACCTATCATTTAAATTTGCAATCATGAtaacattaataatcaatgaaatatctttaacaaaaaaaaatagatttttagaaataatacctgaCAAAAAATCTCACACGATAATGATGAAAATTGGTGATGAGTTGCCCTCTACGCCTACCATGACCACGAGTTAGCATGTTGTCCTCC contains these protein-coding regions:
- the LOC122035840 gene encoding uncharacterized protein LOC122035840 encodes the protein MVDEARDSSVKEHMRVVLRYVNKKKSVIERFLAVVHVPDTSSHSLKMAIDALFVQHGLSLSRLRGQGYDGASNMRGEFNGLKSLILQENPFAMYVHCFSHQLQLVLVAVAHDNFTVVDLIIQEMNNRFSEVSTELLGCISCLHPRNSFSQFDVDKLIHLVDFYPEDFYGTDYLFLEQQLMSYFYNLRDDPYFSSIDDLGILAQKLVETEKHLVFPLVYRMIELTLVLPVATASIERVFSAMKTVKTDLRNRMRDEWMNDSLVVYIEKDIFSTIENEQILQHFQQMQSHRI